One genomic region from Chlamydiales bacterium STE3 encodes:
- a CDS encoding 50S ribosomal protein L23 (Product derived from UniProtKB/Swiss-Prot:O84531;Gene name derived from UniProtKB/Swiss-Prot:O84531) — MKEKNPYQVVKHQRVTEKAIVLENLKNATSNVSLARCKSPKYVFVVEKTANKKEIAEAIEQIYSSKNVKVVAVNTINVKAKSRRVRGRLGMTASFKKAIVTLQEGDSLESV, encoded by the coding sequence ATGAAAGAAAAAAATCCCTATCAAGTAGTAAAACATCAACGAGTAACTGAGAAAGCGATCGTTTTAGAAAATCTAAAGAATGCTACTTCGAATGTTTCGCTTGCAAGATGTAAATCTCCGAAATACGTTTTTGTTGTTGAAAAAACGGCAAACAAAAAAGAAATAGCTGAAGCTATTGAGCAAATTTACAGTTCCAAGAATGTGAAAGTTGTGGCTGTGAATACAATTAATGTGAAAGCTAAATCCCGCCGTGTCAGAGGGCGTTTAGGAATGACCGCTTCATTTAAAAAAGCCATCGTTACGCTTCAAGAAGGCGATAGCTTGGAATCAGTCTAA
- a CDS encoding 50S ribosomal protein L3 (Product derived from UniProtKB/Swiss-Prot:Q6ME63;Gene name derived from UniProtKB/Swiss-Prot:Q6ME63) — MSLRTKVFMTRKMVKLMGKKRGMIQLFDDKGRVVPCTVIEVEPNVVTQVKTEETDGYNAIQLGFEEIKTKDPRTVERRVSKPLLGHFKKSSVTPRRYLSESRLENANDYAVGQVVGLDALGEVDFVDAIAVSKGKGYQGVIKRHNFAGGPASHGSGFHRHGGSTGMRSTPGRCLPGQKMAGHMGSEQKTVQNLRVVSVDAAENIIVVEGAVPGARNGLVYISPAIKRQSKVKK; from the coding sequence TTGAGCTTAAGAACAAAGGTGTTTATGACTCGCAAGATGGTAAAATTAATGGGCAAAAAGCGCGGTATGATTCAGCTTTTTGACGATAAGGGTCGCGTTGTCCCTTGTACCGTGATTGAAGTAGAGCCAAATGTTGTCACGCAAGTTAAAACCGAAGAGACAGACGGCTATAATGCAATTCAGCTTGGATTTGAAGAGATTAAAACAAAAGACCCTAGGACTGTTGAACGTCGAGTGTCCAAGCCTCTATTAGGTCATTTCAAAAAATCTTCCGTAACCCCTCGTCGTTACTTGTCGGAGTCAAGGCTAGAAAATGCTAATGACTATGCTGTTGGGCAGGTTGTTGGATTAGACGCTCTTGGTGAAGTTGATTTCGTTGATGCGATTGCAGTTTCAAAGGGTAAAGGTTACCAAGGGGTAATTAAAAGACATAATTTTGCTGGTGGTCCAGCTTCTCACGGTTCCGGCTTTCATAGGCATGGCGGTTCGACAGGGATGAGAAGTACGCCAGGTCGTTGTTTGCCAGGTCAAAAGATGGCTGGTCATATGGGTAGTGAGCAAAAAACAGTCCAAAATTTAAGGGTTGTTTCTGTTGATGCTGCTGAAAATATTATTGTAGTTGAAGGAGCTGTGCCTGGTGCTCGTAATGGGTTGGTTTATATCTCTCCGGCTATAAAGCGTCAGTCAAAAGTGAAAAAGTAA
- a CDS encoding Methionyl-tRNA formyltransferase (Product derived from UniProtKB/Swiss-Prot:Q6ME71;Gene name derived from UniProtKB/Swiss-Prot:Q6ME71;EC number derived from UniProtKB/Swiss-Prot:Q6ME71) — MNIIYFGTPRFSAEVLNFLLKNGIEIAAVVTKPDKPVGRGQNPVPVPVKALVESSGLGIPVFQPEVVSSPEFAPTLRKFNPDLFVVVAYGEILKKDLLEMPTKGCINLHASLLPKYRGAAPIQRSIIEGEKESGVTIMHLARKMDAGDIIESQSIPIDLTTTYAELEKAICSEGSRLLLKVIKDIEKGVVKRYPQDHSLATYAPKIELEDCEVRWGGEAKTVHNLIRGVNPEPGAWCWVKIKNEPKRLKIYSSLPVEELYLSPGVLKVQGQDVFVGCLKGSLKLLEVQLEGKKRMLAADLFRGIPTASFL, encoded by the coding sequence ATGAATATCATTTATTTTGGTACTCCTCGCTTTTCTGCTGAGGTTCTAAATTTCTTGTTAAAAAATGGAATAGAAATAGCGGCAGTTGTCACTAAGCCTGATAAACCTGTGGGGCGTGGACAAAACCCTGTTCCTGTTCCTGTAAAAGCCCTTGTGGAATCTTCTGGTTTAGGTATCCCTGTTTTTCAGCCTGAGGTAGTCTCTTCTCCTGAGTTTGCTCCAACGTTAAGAAAGTTTAATCCGGACTTGTTTGTGGTCGTCGCTTATGGCGAGATTTTAAAAAAAGACTTGCTGGAAATGCCTACAAAAGGTTGCATTAACCTCCACGCTAGTTTACTGCCCAAATATAGGGGCGCGGCTCCCATCCAGCGTTCAATTATTGAGGGTGAAAAAGAGAGTGGGGTAACCATCATGCATCTTGCTAGAAAGATGGATGCGGGGGATATAATAGAATCTCAGTCTATTCCTATCGATTTAACGACAACATATGCTGAGTTAGAGAAAGCAATTTGTAGCGAGGGGAGTCGTCTGCTTCTCAAAGTGATTAAAGATATAGAGAAAGGTGTAGTCAAACGTTATCCACAGGATCACTCTCTTGCAACTTATGCTCCTAAAATCGAGCTTGAGGATTGTGAGGTGAGGTGGGGTGGTGAGGCAAAAACTGTCCACAACTTGATTAGGGGCGTTAATCCAGAGCCTGGAGCTTGGTGCTGGGTGAAAATAAAAAATGAGCCTAAGCGTTTAAAAATCTATTCATCCCTCCCTGTAGAGGAGCTCTATTTATCTCCTGGTGTTTTGAAAGTGCAAGGTCAGGATGTCTTTGTGGGGTGCCTAAAAGGCTCTTTAAAACTTTTAGAGGTGCAGCTAGAGGGGAAAAAACGCATGCTTGCTGCGGATCTTTTTAGAGGAATTCCCACTGCTTCCTTTTTGTAG
- a CDS encoding Acyl-[acyl-carrier-protein]--UDP-N- acetylglucosamine O-acyltransferase (Product derived from UniProtKB/Swiss-Prot:Q820F0;Gene name derived from UniProtKB/Swiss-Prot:Q820F0;EC number derived from UniProtKB/Swiss-Prot:Q820F0): protein MNESFIHPKAIIEPGAQIGQNVTVEAYAIVKKNVVLEDNCVIKSHAYIDGFTTIGEGTVIYPSASIGTKTQDLKFKGEKTYVQIGKNCEIREFVTINSSCQENSIVKVGDNCLIMAYCHIAHNCVVGNRVIMSNNATLAGHVIVEDNAIIGGMTPIHQFSRIGCHAFVGGMSRVTHDIPPYTIGAGIPYKFGGLNLIGLKRHGFPLKTRLALSKAFKILYRSNLSFEEALLKTEKELEGLPEVKHWIQFCRTSKRGLLGLQGVTNSDEEFEHLEEEESFKEVLSSKFQV, encoded by the coding sequence ATGAACGAATCATTTATCCATCCAAAAGCAATAATAGAGCCTGGCGCTCAGATTGGGCAGAACGTCACCGTGGAAGCCTATGCAATTGTCAAAAAAAATGTTGTACTAGAAGATAATTGTGTGATTAAGTCCCATGCCTACATTGATGGATTTACCACAATTGGGGAGGGAACTGTCATCTATCCTTCTGCAAGTATCGGTACAAAAACACAAGATCTAAAATTTAAGGGTGAGAAGACTTATGTGCAGATTGGTAAGAATTGTGAAATTAGAGAATTCGTAACGATAAATTCTTCTTGCCAGGAAAACTCCATAGTAAAGGTGGGCGATAATTGTTTGATTATGGCCTATTGTCATATTGCGCACAATTGTGTAGTAGGAAATCGCGTGATCATGAGCAATAATGCAACCTTAGCCGGCCATGTTATTGTTGAAGATAATGCAATTATTGGAGGGATGACTCCGATTCACCAGTTCTCTCGTATTGGGTGTCATGCTTTTGTTGGAGGAATGAGTAGGGTTACGCATGATATTCCTCCTTATACAATCGGTGCGGGTATTCCTTATAAATTTGGGGGATTAAACTTGATTGGCTTAAAGCGACATGGCTTTCCCTTAAAAACGCGCCTAGCATTGAGTAAGGCATTTAAAATCCTCTATCGATCAAATTTGTCCTTTGAGGAAGCATTGTTGAAAACTGAGAAAGAATTAGAAGGCTTGCCTGAGGTTAAGCATTGGATTCAGTTTTGCCGCACATCTAAAAGAGGATTGCTCGGTTTGCAGGGTGTTACGAACTCCGATGAAGAATTTGAGCATTTAGAGGAAGAAGAGAGCTTTAAAGAAGTGTTATCTTCTAAATTTCAAGTATGA
- a CDS encoding 3-hydroxyacyl-[acyl-carrier-protein] dehydratase FabZ (Product derived from UniProtKB/Swiss-Prot:Q6ME73;Gene name derived from UniProtKB/Swiss-Prot:Q6ME73;EC number derived from UniProtKB/Swiss-Prot:Q6ME73) — protein MILHRSVEMESEINEASRSMGIKEILKILPHRYPFLLVDKILSYDLEAGIIVGQKNATMNEAFFQGHFPEAPIMPGVLILEALAQVGGVLANLKGHTTKIAVLLNVNNAKFRNPVHPGDILLLRCEGIHFSSKGGRVKAVANVNDKVAVEAEIGFALVDKQQI, from the coding sequence ATTATATTACATCGGAGTGTAGAGATGGAAAGTGAAATAAATGAGGCTTCAAGGTCAATGGGCATTAAGGAGATTTTAAAGATTCTTCCTCACCGCTACCCTTTTCTACTTGTCGATAAAATTCTTTCTTATGATCTCGAGGCAGGCATTATAGTCGGCCAAAAAAATGCAACCATGAACGAAGCCTTTTTTCAAGGCCACTTTCCGGAAGCCCCTATTATGCCGGGTGTGTTGATACTTGAAGCCTTAGCCCAAGTCGGGGGAGTCTTAGCGAATCTAAAAGGGCACACAACAAAAATTGCGGTCTTGCTCAATGTGAATAATGCGAAGTTCCGCAATCCTGTTCACCCAGGTGATATCTTGCTGCTTCGCTGCGAAGGGATTCATTTCAGTTCAAAAGGTGGACGTGTAAAAGCTGTGGCCAATGTCAATGATAAAGTTGCTGTAGAGGCTGAAATTGGATTTGCTCTTGTAGACAAACAACAAATTTAA
- a CDS encoding 50S ribosomal protein L4 (Product derived from UniProtKB/Swiss-Prot:Q9Z7Q8;Gene name derived from UniProtKB/Swiss-Prot:Q9Z7Q8) produces the protein MVNLKKYNLEGKETGDIAIASELLEAEASSQTIKDYIVALRANLRQWSANTKGRSEVNHTTKKPHPQKGGGRARQGSLAAPQYKGGGRVFGPKPKFDQHVRINKKERLAAIRCLLAEKLRNNKLHVVEDLSVEAPKTKTVVEFLEKRNLSGRVLFLGEGEYGEIDFGDFTEKFQVPCEKHNNFIRSMRNIPKMSFALAKNINGYDLMLANQLVVTENALQELQEWLA, from the coding sequence GTGGTTAATTTAAAAAAATACAATTTAGAAGGCAAAGAGACAGGCGACATCGCGATAGCTAGCGAATTGCTTGAAGCTGAAGCAAGTAGTCAGACAATTAAAGATTATATTGTTGCTTTGCGTGCTAATTTAAGACAGTGGTCTGCGAACACTAAAGGCCGTTCTGAGGTGAATCATACGACCAAAAAACCTCATCCACAAAAAGGTGGGGGTCGTGCACGTCAGGGATCGCTAGCTGCACCGCAATATAAGGGTGGTGGAAGAGTTTTTGGTCCAAAGCCAAAGTTTGATCAGCATGTGAGGATCAACAAAAAAGAGCGTCTTGCAGCTATCAGATGCCTTTTAGCGGAAAAGCTTAGAAATAATAAACTTCACGTTGTGGAAGATTTAAGTGTCGAAGCTCCAAAAACTAAAACTGTTGTTGAATTCTTAGAAAAACGTAACTTATCAGGGCGCGTTTTGTTTTTAGGTGAAGGTGAATATGGGGAAATCGATTTCGGTGATTTCACAGAGAAATTTCAAGTGCCTTGTGAAAAACATAACAATTTCATTCGCAGCATGAGAAATATCCCCAAAATGAGTTTTGCCTTGGCGAAAAATATTAATGGTTATGATTTGATGCTGGCAAATCAGTTAGTTGTGACTGAAAATGCATTGCAAGAATTGCAAGAATGGTTGGCATAA